A single genomic interval of Streptomyces graminofaciens harbors:
- a CDS encoding ATP-binding protein: MTSTDTATALPARQVLPAEERHATELAFLAAHDEGPRPPGWRLTPRAAVTFVCGSGGESLKLAKPHETLPDRLVIAPKFVGERALVERCVVTLAGERGLLLVGEPGTAKSMLSELLSAAVSGTSALTVQGTAGTTEDAFRYGWNYALLLAQGPTPQALVDSPVLGAMRSGRVARVEEITRCLPEVQDALVSILSDRRVSVPELSGTDDAQVAAAPGFTVIATANLRDRGVSEMSAALKRRFNFETVHPIADVDAETALVRRQAQAAVERAGAAFGVDDAVLDVLVTVFRDLREGRSVEGWDVERPGTVMSTAEAVQVAASLGVAAAYLPGGDALDLVPGHLLGVVRKDDPADHARLLGYWDGPVRRRAEDGSAMWRRLWDLRENLR, from the coding sequence ATGACCTCGACCGACACGGCGACGGCCCTTCCGGCCCGGCAGGTCCTGCCCGCCGAAGAGCGCCACGCCACCGAACTCGCCTTCCTCGCCGCCCACGACGAGGGACCCCGCCCGCCGGGCTGGCGCCTGACCCCGCGTGCCGCGGTCACGTTCGTCTGCGGCAGTGGCGGCGAGAGCCTGAAGCTCGCCAAGCCGCACGAGACGCTGCCCGACCGGCTCGTGATAGCCCCCAAGTTCGTCGGGGAGCGCGCCCTGGTGGAGCGGTGCGTGGTCACCCTCGCCGGTGAGCGCGGCCTGCTGCTCGTCGGCGAGCCCGGTACGGCCAAGTCGATGCTCTCCGAACTGCTGTCGGCCGCCGTGTCCGGCACCAGCGCGCTCACCGTGCAGGGCACGGCGGGCACCACCGAGGACGCCTTCCGCTACGGCTGGAACTACGCCCTGCTGCTCGCCCAGGGCCCGACCCCGCAGGCACTGGTCGACTCGCCGGTGCTCGGCGCCATGCGCTCCGGGCGGGTGGCGCGGGTCGAGGAGATCACCCGCTGTCTGCCGGAGGTGCAGGACGCCCTGGTGTCGATCCTGTCCGACCGGCGGGTGAGCGTGCCCGAGCTGTCCGGCACGGACGACGCCCAGGTCGCCGCGGCTCCCGGGTTCACCGTCATCGCGACCGCCAACCTGCGCGACCGCGGTGTCTCGGAGATGTCCGCCGCGCTCAAGCGGCGCTTCAACTTCGAGACCGTGCACCCGATCGCGGACGTGGACGCCGAGACGGCGCTGGTCCGGCGGCAGGCGCAGGCGGCGGTCGAGCGGGCGGGCGCGGCCTTCGGTGTCGACGACGCCGTGCTCGACGTACTGGTCACCGTCTTCCGCGATCTGCGCGAAGGGCGCTCCGTCGAGGGCTGGGACGTGGAGCGGCCCGGGACGGTGATGTCCACCGCCGAGGCCGTGCAGGTCGCCGCCTCGCTGGGGGTGGCCGCCGCCTATCTGCCCGGCGGGGACGCCCTGGACCTAGTCCCCGGTCACCTCCTCGGCGTGGTCCGCAAGGACGACCCGGCCGACCACGCCCGGCTGCTCGGCTACTGGGACGGCCCGGTTCGCCGCCGCGCCGAGGACGGTTCGGCGATGTGGCGCCGCCTCTGGGACCTGCGGGAGAACCTTCGGTGA
- a CDS encoding vWA domain-containing protein produces MTIAQDPRAVIPALADSAMPYLLGVRHHSPALAAAVPALLDASGAEVVCVELPADFQPWLVHLSAPGTLAPVALAGAGEGGRLGFYPFADFSPELAAVRWARERGVDVVCCDLPMSDPTWSADGAGRDADVPAPAGDTRNAVAEATVAPPTAFAVALTAAGTGRDGDDLWDRCVEVLAPGCAPEAIRRAALGVGWALRRDAESAGGVPPVDLAREAHMRDTIARAAAGGRRVAAVVGAFHAPALTDVGTGAEETVADGPLPAPRTAAGSASGARGAGLVGERPPVVTSLVPYAFDLLDSRSGYPAGIRDPRWQQAVFMAGGDPELLHGAAARAITDVCRELRAAGHTAGTGEAAETLRMACDLASLRGLAAPGRGEVLEALTAVLGQGEPLGRGRALARALEVVLVGTDRGRIAPGTPRSGLGPSVESELAALRLPGPDDPASRELRLDPFRSALDGRREILLQRLAVCGAGYGESVEVAGTGDGTALTTKWRLSWTPAVPVRLDLAGIRGVTAALAAEGTLRETFRRESADGGPTCALVLSGLRAAARCDLPALVADRLADAAVVLPAAATLPELLEALDLLEALRRGHLPGTTPEARQEAAELAATLMEAAVRALPGLAGSDQPEDAAALIALASRAGEHLLGLRMDDALGTLARTGSPLVQGAALAARVLLDLDDAGTLGARAAGWIDTATAPDARLGLARRLTGLLSGAAPLLQAAPTALDPLLGRIETLPDQGFLDRLPALRGGFDTLTPAGRDRLLSTVTERLGDRLDLSLTVSPELLALWTAADRVGLAAVNSLRLPVRTDDTNDTGATGVPESVSVPAGPFAAETPVTTSAATAAEVTVAAPPEAPAATTSTVLRLTPTDRWRLLLGRETEKLPQGARRYAHALDELYGTGRGEGSSDLGREHDQAQGGGQDASFPTAREWAEELDALFGAEVREEVLARAADQGRTDVLAELDPKSVRPSVDLLTSVLSLAGGMPEQQLAKLRPLVRRLVDELAKELATRMRPALTGLATPRPTRRPGGRLDLPRTLRANLAHTRRTADGRTVIVPEKPVFSTRSRKESDWRLILVVDVSGSMEASVIWSALTAAVLGGVPTLSTHFLTFSTEVIDLTDRVDDPLSLLLEVRVGGGTHIAAGLAHARSLVTVPSRTLVVVVSDFEEGYPLGGLLGEVRALAGSGVHLMGCAALDDTGTPRYSVPVAQQLVAAGMPVAALSPLALARWVGDRLRGETR; encoded by the coding sequence GTGACGATCGCTCAGGACCCCCGGGCGGTCATCCCGGCCCTCGCCGACTCCGCGATGCCGTATCTGCTGGGCGTACGGCACCACAGCCCTGCCCTCGCCGCGGCCGTGCCCGCCCTGCTGGACGCCTCAGGCGCCGAGGTCGTGTGCGTGGAACTGCCCGCCGACTTCCAGCCCTGGCTCGTCCATCTCTCCGCCCCGGGCACCCTGGCGCCGGTGGCGCTGGCCGGGGCCGGTGAGGGCGGGCGGCTCGGCTTCTACCCGTTCGCCGACTTCTCCCCCGAGCTCGCCGCGGTCCGCTGGGCCCGGGAGCGGGGGGTGGACGTCGTGTGCTGTGATCTGCCGATGTCCGATCCGACGTGGAGCGCGGACGGCGCGGGGCGGGACGCGGATGTTCCCGCCCCGGCGGGCGACACGCGGAACGCGGTCGCGGAAGCCACCGTCGCCCCGCCCACCGCCTTCGCGGTCGCCCTCACAGCCGCCGGCACCGGCCGCGACGGCGACGACCTCTGGGACCGCTGCGTGGAGGTACTCGCCCCCGGCTGCGCCCCCGAGGCGATCCGCCGGGCCGCTCTCGGCGTGGGGTGGGCGCTGCGCCGCGACGCCGAGTCGGCGGGCGGTGTACCGCCGGTGGACCTGGCCCGCGAGGCCCATATGCGCGACACGATCGCCCGCGCGGCTGCGGGCGGGCGCCGCGTCGCGGCGGTCGTCGGGGCGTTCCACGCCCCGGCGCTCACGGACGTGGGCACGGGCGCGGAGGAGACCGTGGCGGACGGCCCGCTTCCGGCCCCGCGTACCGCGGCCGGTTCGGCGTCCGGGGCACGGGGAGCGGGCCTCGTCGGGGAGCGGCCGCCCGTGGTCACCTCCCTCGTCCCGTACGCCTTCGATCTGCTGGACTCCCGTTCCGGTTACCCGGCGGGCATCCGGGACCCGCGTTGGCAGCAGGCGGTGTTCATGGCCGGGGGCGACCCCGAGCTGCTGCACGGCGCGGCGGCGCGGGCGATCACCGATGTGTGCCGGGAGCTGCGCGCGGCCGGGCACACGGCGGGGACGGGTGAGGCCGCCGAGACTCTGCGGATGGCGTGCGACCTGGCCAGTCTGCGGGGGCTCGCGGCCCCGGGGCGGGGCGAGGTGCTGGAGGCGCTGACGGCCGTGCTGGGCCAGGGCGAGCCGCTCGGCCGCGGCCGGGCCCTCGCGCGGGCGCTCGAAGTGGTCCTGGTCGGTACCGACCGGGGCAGGATCGCGCCGGGCACACCACGGTCGGGGCTGGGCCCGTCCGTGGAATCGGAGCTGGCCGCGCTGCGGCTGCCCGGCCCGGACGACCCCGCCTCGCGCGAGCTGCGGCTCGACCCGTTCCGCTCGGCCCTCGACGGCCGCCGCGAAATCCTGCTCCAGCGCCTCGCGGTGTGCGGCGCGGGCTACGGCGAGTCCGTGGAGGTGGCCGGCACGGGCGACGGTACGGCGCTCACCACAAAGTGGCGGCTGTCGTGGACCCCGGCCGTTCCCGTACGGCTGGACCTGGCCGGGATACGGGGCGTGACCGCGGCCCTGGCCGCCGAGGGCACCCTGCGGGAGACCTTCCGCCGGGAGTCGGCGGACGGCGGGCCGACCTGTGCTCTTGTTCTCTCCGGGCTTCGCGCGGCCGCCCGATGCGACCTGCCCGCGCTGGTCGCGGACCGCCTGGCCGACGCCGCGGTCGTACTCCCCGCGGCGGCGACGCTTCCCGAACTCCTCGAAGCGCTGGACCTGTTGGAGGCGCTGCGCCGGGGTCATCTGCCCGGTACCACGCCCGAGGCTCGGCAGGAGGCCGCCGAGCTGGCGGCCACCCTGATGGAGGCGGCGGTCCGTGCGTTGCCCGGCCTGGCGGGCAGCGACCAGCCGGAGGACGCGGCCGCGCTCATCGCGCTCGCGTCGCGGGCCGGTGAACACCTCCTCGGTCTGCGTATGGACGACGCCCTGGGTACCCTCGCGCGCACCGGCTCACCGCTCGTGCAGGGGGCCGCCCTGGCGGCCCGGGTCCTGCTCGACCTGGACGACGCCGGCACACTCGGCGCGCGGGCCGCCGGCTGGATCGACACGGCCACGGCGCCGGACGCGCGCCTTGGGCTGGCCCGCCGCCTCACCGGGCTGCTCAGCGGCGCGGCTCCGCTCCTCCAGGCGGCGCCGACCGCCCTCGACCCGTTGCTCGGCCGGATCGAGACGCTCCCGGATCAGGGGTTTCTGGACCGGCTGCCCGCGCTGCGCGGCGGCTTCGACACGCTCACTCCGGCCGGCCGCGACCGGTTGCTCAGCACGGTGACCGAGCGGCTCGGCGACCGCCTCGACCTGTCGCTCACCGTATCCCCGGAGCTCCTCGCGCTGTGGACGGCGGCGGACAGGGTGGGCCTCGCGGCGGTCAACTCCCTGCGGTTGCCGGTGCGGACGGACGACACGAACGACACCGGCGCGACGGGCGTGCCCGAGAGCGTCAGCGTCCCTGCGGGCCCCTTTGCCGCTGAGACTCCCGTGACCACCTCGGCCGCCACGGCCGCCGAGGTGACTGTGGCCGCTCCGCCGGAGGCACCCGCCGCCACAACCTCGACCGTCCTCCGGCTCACCCCCACCGACCGCTGGCGACTCCTCCTCGGCAGGGAGACCGAGAAACTGCCGCAGGGCGCCCGCCGTTACGCGCACGCGCTCGACGAGCTGTACGGCACCGGCCGGGGTGAGGGCTCCTCGGATCTCGGCCGGGAGCACGACCAGGCCCAGGGCGGCGGCCAGGACGCGTCCTTCCCCACGGCCCGCGAATGGGCCGAGGAACTGGACGCGTTGTTCGGCGCGGAGGTCCGCGAGGAGGTGCTGGCGCGGGCCGCCGACCAGGGCCGTACGGACGTACTGGCCGAGCTGGACCCCAAGTCGGTCCGCCCGTCGGTCGATCTGCTGACGTCCGTGCTGTCCCTGGCCGGAGGGATGCCCGAGCAGCAACTGGCCAAGCTGCGCCCGCTCGTACGCCGTCTGGTCGACGAGCTGGCCAAGGAGCTGGCCACCCGGATGCGCCCGGCCCTGACCGGGCTGGCCACACCGCGCCCGACCCGCCGCCCCGGCGGACGGCTCGACCTCCCGCGTACGCTGCGCGCCAACCTGGCGCACACGCGCCGGACGGCCGACGGCCGGACGGTGATCGTGCCGGAGAAGCCGGTGTTCAGCACCCGCTCCCGCAAGGAGTCGGACTGGCGGCTGATCCTCGTGGTGGACGTGTCCGGGTCGATGGAGGCGTCCGTCATCTGGTCGGCGCTGACCGCGGCCGTCCTGGGCGGGGTACCCACCCTGTCCACCCACTTCCTCACGTTCTCGACCGAGGTGATCGACCTGACGGACCGGGTGGACGACCCGCTGTCGCTGCTCCTGGAGGTACGGGTCGGCGGCGGCACCCACATCGCGGCCGGGCTCGCGCACGCCCGTTCCCTGGTGACCGTGCCCAGCCGGACCCTCGTGGTGGTGGTGAGCGACTTCGAGGAGGGCTATCCGCTGGGCGGCCTCCTCGGCGAGGTACGGGCCCTCGCCGGTTCCGGGGTGCACCTGATGGGCTGCGCCGCCCTGGACGACACCGGCACCCCGCGTTACTCGGTGCCCGTCGCCCAGCAGCTCGTCGCGGCCGGTATGCCCGTCGCCGCCCTCAGTCCCCTCGCCCTCGCCCGCTGGGTGGGCGACCGCCTCCGCGGAGAGACCCGATGA
- a CDS encoding DNA-binding protein, with amino-acid sequence MSGGTDVSYEELLTAGGVLPPDTEGAGERAVPLTVRTYRHPGLDDRVVVRLVAGELGAAEDLAAGFLGLEQEAEPEVVGLGLRQSLGFPEWVLVHHPADGHHALGVVPDLERAARQAKSKPKAALEAYLELGERLAASVPHFLPTFYEQAGRVFLAEENATYAAQLFTRARKAEAEHGLTVEEERLDAVFLEFALAGALPVKVLSAYAKELAARVPAEEALRRFTKLCLRRTAGGLPPSAQMANDLRRLARAAGRDADLTEQDYLAELLVLPSTLRAAAGWWKGHRTALVALAAREPKVRGTLLDTLPSSYDDEMPAMWLEMLEASGATAGLWDASLPEEQRPHDGTAGWLERFLTFRERARSWHGSTRMPELYPLVERAADRLRAELAPTGRELKVTHDIDLMDLLLLLGVPVAAPGKGDSLPLEQWASGDGHRELLSLTADSRFHEAFRHGADRFSDNDSGLRAIRVLATSPGGRPLLAEWVRGVVRRFAAVGLPQLPDALTRLKWLPAEALALAEDEVRAAVATDLAPVLSRTLRAGLFDELGWPAWEDATAGLVPKDDVEDIIVADAWPHLIVAGAAQARVIGPEGTLLTHDLRIPADDKWGDPGFHHVDGELLVYWRSRSGGLRGYWHTRADRPQTMEGPGGTRGTEMDWYKGDLRLTLPLPGGGRTTGAGVLHVGDTTIPEEPWLAFDGASYWVWHAEGEPDTHGWYEYDPATNKRGRMSMPAFLADALRDAPEGSVFDSGWLGPSPTVGHAPASAPVDGVVGIRTVQLPDGSWRTQDLAGHTVTLPADRGRPSALVVFPGDDRARAVVRNGWQLEIVDTDGVVTSVAKTDRTPGVFGEGTLLLPPVQFWECMTPRDPAGSEALRRIDQGTSSALLAAAAQDDKAALPDAIRTLLPVTDDALVAGIAGVVRHAAGQQAVLDGAAARLTRALDGGLEESDGPAGPADTVLQQALSGVGGSAGYWWNRDDQADTVFRALRTLTRAAGHAETAVPQERTVRLHLDGTGLPTGRPELPTLIDRVCALAFRAAALTTTEEHREVLRTLLERLDTLGLGNDGASTRWREVTLRLGADQLRTPSGAWHEGSWDGLLPLGGGAFLAIVEHGSPDNDGCTFRGYFHDPAERFETPEPYTLRKFTPLGVAGDAPWIGGFLAELAARGPAPWFPEAAEEFARLTGVTETVARLIVAGLPGVDVHQRTFLTTEARQALGVKAAPAAVAKDELQGIDSAVRAAVVGALLPDDPAGLWTDGPNVAAAVELWNSEVGRRTAVPEDVLADALRAVKHARWNVREALPALVHPAGEPRLTQDLEWAVKGDRVRPVTDDAVGFTADTLVGSVGLAAWLAHRLPAGDPLRAALPAALTAVRERLAHPGLVLDLGQYISITQFRKTAGTPTETGQGFERYGAVVLATHDDQPAPGIRVALLDEAGQDPYLPALRVDNQRPYAAEVALRLARSAPYAALMADPGDPVAGERAQDGTWWPQDPSRSVPELVTEVAKEYGLGEDAATLYLMLLAMPDPTDRTTARWTGWKPARLRAARAELAGGELVVEASRSRAGRSLFLPGAWVDPKAPRLPLERWKLPLFGDLMSDDHATFGVIVPTEPAAELYRRAWQRVQDGDAPRFEELKVRRGRRR; translated from the coding sequence ATGAGCGGGGGGACTGACGTGTCGTACGAAGAGCTGCTGACGGCGGGCGGTGTGCTGCCGCCGGACACCGAGGGGGCCGGTGAGCGGGCGGTGCCGCTGACGGTGCGGACGTACCGTCATCCGGGCCTGGACGACCGGGTGGTGGTGCGCCTGGTCGCCGGGGAGCTGGGCGCGGCGGAGGATCTGGCCGCCGGGTTCCTCGGTCTGGAGCAGGAAGCGGAGCCGGAGGTCGTGGGGCTGGGGCTGCGCCAGTCGCTGGGGTTCCCCGAGTGGGTGCTGGTGCACCACCCGGCGGACGGGCACCACGCGCTGGGTGTCGTACCCGACCTGGAGCGGGCGGCCCGGCAGGCGAAGTCCAAGCCGAAGGCGGCCCTGGAGGCCTACCTGGAGCTCGGCGAGCGGCTGGCGGCGTCGGTGCCGCACTTCCTGCCGACCTTCTACGAGCAGGCCGGGCGGGTGTTCCTCGCCGAGGAGAACGCCACGTACGCGGCGCAGTTGTTCACCCGCGCCCGGAAGGCCGAGGCGGAGCACGGGCTGACGGTCGAGGAGGAGCGGCTCGACGCCGTGTTCCTGGAGTTCGCGCTGGCCGGTGCGCTCCCGGTGAAGGTGCTGTCGGCGTACGCGAAGGAGCTGGCCGCGCGGGTCCCGGCCGAGGAGGCACTGCGGCGCTTCACCAAGCTGTGCCTGCGCCGCACGGCGGGCGGTCTGCCGCCGTCGGCACAGATGGCCAACGACCTGCGAAGGCTGGCGCGAGCCGCAGGCCGGGACGCGGACCTGACCGAACAGGACTATCTGGCCGAGCTGCTCGTCCTGCCGTCCACCCTGCGCGCCGCGGCGGGCTGGTGGAAGGGCCACCGTACGGCGCTGGTGGCGCTGGCGGCGCGCGAGCCGAAGGTGCGCGGCACCCTGCTGGACACCCTCCCTTCGTCCTACGACGACGAGATGCCCGCGATGTGGCTGGAGATGCTGGAGGCCTCCGGTGCCACGGCGGGGCTGTGGGACGCCTCTCTGCCCGAGGAGCAGCGGCCGCACGACGGTACGGCGGGCTGGCTGGAGCGGTTCCTGACGTTCCGGGAGCGGGCGCGGTCCTGGCACGGTTCCACCCGGATGCCCGAGCTGTACCCGCTGGTGGAGCGGGCCGCTGACCGACTTCGTGCCGAACTGGCGCCCACCGGGCGCGAGTTGAAGGTCACGCACGACATCGATCTGATGGATCTGCTACTGCTTCTGGGGGTGCCCGTGGCCGCCCCGGGGAAGGGCGACTCGCTGCCGCTGGAGCAGTGGGCCTCGGGTGACGGGCACCGCGAGTTGCTGTCGCTGACCGCCGACTCCCGTTTCCACGAGGCGTTCCGGCACGGCGCGGACCGGTTCAGCGACAACGACTCCGGGCTGCGGGCGATCCGTGTGCTCGCCACGTCGCCGGGCGGGCGCCCGCTGCTGGCGGAGTGGGTGCGCGGGGTCGTCCGGCGGTTCGCCGCCGTGGGTCTGCCGCAGCTGCCCGACGCGCTCACCCGGCTGAAGTGGCTGCCCGCCGAGGCGCTGGCGCTCGCCGAGGACGAGGTGCGCGCGGCCGTCGCCACCGACCTGGCACCGGTGCTGTCGCGGACCCTGCGCGCCGGGCTCTTCGACGAACTGGGCTGGCCCGCCTGGGAGGACGCGACCGCCGGCCTCGTCCCCAAGGACGACGTCGAGGACATCATCGTCGCCGACGCCTGGCCCCACCTCATCGTGGCGGGCGCCGCCCAGGCCCGCGTGATCGGCCCCGAGGGCACCCTTCTCACCCACGACCTGCGCATCCCGGCGGACGACAAGTGGGGCGACCCGGGCTTCCACCACGTGGACGGCGAGCTGCTCGTCTACTGGCGTTCCCGCAGCGGCGGTCTGCGCGGCTACTGGCACACCCGCGCCGACCGTCCCCAGACCATGGAGGGCCCAGGCGGCACCCGGGGCACGGAGATGGACTGGTACAAGGGCGATTTGAGGCTCACCCTGCCCCTGCCGGGTGGCGGCCGCACCACCGGCGCGGGCGTGCTGCACGTCGGGGACACCACGATCCCCGAGGAGCCGTGGCTGGCCTTCGACGGCGCCTCGTACTGGGTCTGGCACGCGGAGGGCGAGCCGGACACGCACGGCTGGTACGAGTACGACCCGGCCACGAACAAGCGCGGGCGCATGAGCATGCCCGCGTTCCTGGCCGACGCGCTGCGCGACGCCCCCGAGGGCAGCGTCTTCGACAGCGGTTGGCTCGGCCCCTCGCCGACCGTCGGCCACGCGCCGGCCTCCGCGCCCGTGGACGGCGTGGTCGGCATCCGCACGGTTCAGCTGCCCGACGGCTCCTGGCGGACCCAGGACCTCGCCGGACACACCGTCACCCTGCCCGCCGACAGGGGCAGGCCGTCCGCGCTCGTCGTGTTCCCGGGCGACGACCGGGCCCGTGCCGTCGTCCGCAACGGCTGGCAGCTCGAGATCGTCGACACGGACGGCGTCGTCACCTCCGTCGCGAAGACGGACCGCACCCCGGGCGTCTTCGGAGAGGGCACACTGCTGCTGCCGCCGGTGCAGTTCTGGGAGTGCATGACACCCCGCGACCCGGCGGGCTCCGAGGCGCTGCGCCGCATCGACCAGGGCACCTCGTCGGCCCTGCTGGCGGCCGCCGCCCAGGACGACAAGGCCGCGCTGCCCGACGCGATCCGTACGCTCCTGCCGGTCACGGATGACGCGCTCGTCGCGGGCATCGCCGGAGTCGTGCGCCACGCCGCCGGTCAGCAGGCCGTCCTCGACGGCGCGGCGGCGCGGCTCACCCGGGCCCTCGACGGGGGCCTGGAGGAGTCGGACGGGCCCGCCGGGCCGGCAGATACCGTGCTCCAGCAGGCCCTGAGCGGTGTCGGCGGGTCGGCCGGCTACTGGTGGAACCGTGACGACCAGGCCGACACCGTCTTCCGTGCCCTGCGCACCCTGACCAGGGCCGCCGGGCACGCCGAGACCGCCGTGCCGCAGGAGCGCACCGTACGCCTCCACCTCGACGGGACCGGGCTGCCGACCGGGCGCCCCGAGTTGCCGACGCTGATCGACCGGGTGTGCGCCCTGGCGTTCCGGGCCGCGGCCCTCACCACCACGGAGGAGCACCGCGAGGTACTGAGGACGCTGCTCGAACGGCTCGACACCCTCGGGCTGGGGAACGACGGCGCGTCCACCCGCTGGCGCGAGGTGACCCTGAGGCTGGGGGCCGACCAGCTGCGCACCCCGTCGGGCGCATGGCACGAGGGCTCCTGGGACGGGCTCCTGCCGCTGGGCGGCGGCGCGTTCCTGGCGATCGTGGAGCACGGCTCACCGGACAACGACGGCTGCACCTTCCGGGGGTACTTCCACGACCCGGCGGAGCGGTTCGAGACCCCGGAGCCCTACACACTCCGAAAGTTCACCCCGCTGGGCGTCGCGGGGGACGCCCCTTGGATCGGCGGCTTCCTGGCGGAGCTCGCCGCGCGCGGACCGGCACCCTGGTTCCCGGAGGCGGCCGAGGAGTTCGCCCGCCTGACCGGCGTCACCGAGACGGTGGCCCGGCTGATCGTGGCCGGTCTTCCGGGGGTCGACGTCCACCAGCGCACGTTCCTGACCACGGAGGCACGCCAGGCCCTCGGGGTCAAGGCAGCCCCCGCGGCCGTCGCCAAGGACGAGCTCCAGGGCATCGACAGCGCGGTCCGCGCGGCCGTGGTCGGCGCGCTGCTACCCGACGACCCCGCCGGCCTCTGGACCGACGGGCCGAACGTGGCCGCCGCGGTCGAGCTGTGGAACAGCGAGGTCGGCAGGCGGACGGCCGTGCCCGAGGACGTGCTCGCCGACGCCCTGCGCGCGGTCAAGCACGCGCGATGGAACGTACGCGAGGCCCTGCCCGCCCTGGTGCACCCGGCAGGTGAGCCCCGGCTCACCCAGGACCTGGAGTGGGCCGTCAAGGGCGACCGGGTCAGGCCGGTGACGGACGACGCCGTCGGGTTCACGGCGGACACGCTGGTCGGCTCGGTCGGGCTGGCCGCCTGGCTCGCCCACCGCCTGCCCGCCGGCGACCCGCTCCGGGCCGCGCTGCCCGCCGCGCTCACCGCCGTACGAGAGCGGCTCGCCCACCCCGGGCTGGTGCTCGACCTCGGGCAGTACATCAGCATCACCCAGTTCCGGAAGACGGCGGGCACCCCGACCGAGACCGGCCAGGGCTTCGAGCGGTACGGCGCCGTCGTCCTCGCCACCCACGACGACCAGCCGGCGCCGGGCATCCGGGTCGCGCTGCTCGACGAGGCCGGCCAGGACCCGTACCTGCCCGCGCTGCGGGTCGACAACCAGCGGCCCTACGCGGCCGAGGTGGCGCTGCGCCTGGCCCGTTCCGCCCCGTACGCGGCCCTGATGGCCGACCCGGGGGACCCGGTCGCGGGCGAGCGCGCCCAGGACGGCACCTGGTGGCCGCAGGACCCGAGCCGTTCGGTGCCCGAGCTGGTGACCGAGGTGGCGAAGGAGTACGGCCTTGGTGAGGACGCCGCCACGCTGTATCTGATGCTGCTGGCCATGCCCGACCCGACCGACCGTACGACGGCCCGCTGGACGGGCTGGAAGCCGGCCCGGCTCAGGGCGGCCCGTGCCGAACTGGCCGGGGGCGAGCTGGTGGTGGAGGCGAGCCGCAGCAGGGCGGGGCGGTCGCTGTTCCTGCCCGGCGCCTGGGTCGACCCGAAGGCGCCGCGCCTGCCGCTGGAGCGGTGGAAGCTGCCGCTGTTCGGCGACCTGATGAGCGACGACCACGCGACGTTCGGCGTGATCGTGCCGACCGAACCGGCCGCCGAGCTGTACCGCAGGGCCTGGCAGCGGGTCCAGGACGGCGACGCGCCCCGGTTCGAGGAGCTGAAGGTGCGGCGGGGCCGCCGCCGCTGA